One Dokdonia sp. Dokd-P16 genomic window carries:
- a CDS encoding HU family DNA-binding protein has translation MNKSELIDGMAEHAGITKAAAKKALESFLGDVEKTLKDGGRVSLVGFGSWSVSKRNAREGRNPQTGKTIKIAAKNVVKFKAGSELATSVN, from the coding sequence ATGAACAAATCAGAATTAATTGACGGAATGGCAGAGCATGCAGGTATCACCAAAGCTGCAGCAAAAAAAGCATTAGAATCTTTCTTAGGAGATGTTGAAAAGACTCTTAAAGACGGAGGACGTGTTTCTCTTGTAGGTTTTGGATCTTGGTCTGTTTCTAAGCGTAACGCACGTGAAGGAAGAAACCCACAAACTGGAAAAACTATTAAAATTGCAGCAAAGAACGTAGTAAAGTTCAAAGCTGGATCTGAGCTTGCAACTTCTGTAAACTAG